DNA sequence from the Stenotrophomonas sp. 24(2023) genome:
CCCACGGGAACTTGGCCACGCCGACCTTCAGGCCCTTGGCCTTGGCTTCGGTCTCGGTGACGCCGACCCAGGCGATTTCCGGGTTGGTGTAGGCCACCGACGGAATCACGCGGGCCACCCACTCCTTCTTGTGACCGGCCGCCACTTCGGCGGCCAGCTTGCCCTCGTGCGTGGCCTTGTGGGCCAGCATCGGGTTGCCGACGATGTCACCGATGGCGAAGATGTGCGGCACGTTGGTGCGCATCTGGCGGTCCACCGGGATGAAGCCGCGGTCGGTGACCTGCACGCCCGCCTTCTCGGCGTCGATCTTCTTGCCGTTCGGCGAGCGGCCCACGGCCACCAGCACGCGGTCGAAGGTGCCCTGCGCCAGGGCGGGCGACTGGCCTTCCTCGGCGGCCTCGAAGGTCACGGTGATGCCCTTGGCATCGGCGGTCACGCCCGAGGCCTTGGTCTTCAGGTGGACGTCGATGCCCTGCTTCTTCAGGCGGTCGGCCAGCGGCTTGACCAGGTCCTTGTCGGCACCCGGCATCAGCTGGTCCATGAACTCGACCACGGTGACCTTGCTGCCCAGCGCGCCATACACGGTGGCCATTTCCAGGCCGATGATGCCGCCGCCGACGACCAGCAGCGAAGCCGGCACGTCGGCCAGCTCCAGCGCATCGGTGGAATCCATCACGCGCTTGTCGTCCCACGGGAAGTTCGGCAGCTTCACCGCCTGCGAACCGGCGGCGATGATGCACTTCTGGAAGCGCAGCAGCTGGGTGCTGCCGTCAGCGGCGGTGATTTCCAGCTCGTTGGCCGACAGGAACTTGCCGACGCCCTGCACGCTGCGGACTTTGCGCTGCTTGGCCATGCCGGCCAGGCCCTTGGTCAGCTGGTTGACGACCTTTTCCTTGTACTGGCGCAGCTTGTCCAGGGTGATGGTCGGCTTGCCGAACTCGACGCCGAAATCACCGGCATGGGCCACTTCGTCGATCACGGCCGCGGCATGCAGCAGCGCCTTGGACGGAATGCAGCCCACGTTGAGGCAGACGCCGCCGAGGCTGGCGTAGCGCTCGACCAGCACCGTGTCCAGGCCGACGTCGGCGGCACGGAAGGCGGCGGTGTAGCCGCCCGGGCCCGAGCCCAGCACGACCATTTCGCATTCGATGTCGGCCGGCTTGCCGCTGGACAGCGCCGGCTTCGGTGCGACCGGCTCGGCCGGGGCGCGGTGCGACGGGGTCACCGGCGGCTTGCTGGCCGGGGCAGCCACTGCCGGGACCGGCGCGGCGGCCTTGGCC
Encoded proteins:
- the lpdA gene encoding dihydrolipoyl dehydrogenase translates to MATIEVKVPDIGDYSDVPVIEVLVAVGDTVKKDQGLVTLESDKATLEVPSSAAGVVKEIKVKLGDTLSEGAVVVLLDAEGAAEAPAKAAAPVPAVAAPASKPPVTPSHRAPAEPVAPKPALSSGKPADIECEMVVLGSGPGGYTAAFRAADVGLDTVLVERYASLGGVCLNVGCIPSKALLHAAAVIDEVAHAGDFGVEFGKPTITLDKLRQYKEKVVNQLTKGLAGMAKQRKVRSVQGVGKFLSANELEITAADGSTQLLRFQKCIIAAGSQAVKLPNFPWDDKRVMDSTDALELADVPASLLVVGGGIIGLEMATVYGALGSKVTVVEFMDQLMPGADKDLVKPLADRLKKQGIDVHLKTKASGVTADAKGITVTFEAAEEGQSPALAQGTFDRVLVAVGRSPNGKKIDAEKAGVQVTDRGFIPVDRQMRTNVPHIFAIGDIVGNPMLAHKATHEGKLAAEVAAGHKKEWVARVIPSVAYTNPEIAWVGVTETEAKAKGLKVGVAKFPWAASGRAIGIGRTEGFTKLIFDEETHRIIGGAIVGVHAGDLLAEIGLAIEMGAEAEDIGHTIHAHPTLSESVAMASEIYDGTITDLYMPKKR